In one Dreissena polymorpha isolate Duluth1 chromosome 7, UMN_Dpol_1.0, whole genome shotgun sequence genomic region, the following are encoded:
- the LOC127839605 gene encoding uncharacterized protein LOC127839605 gives MTTCKKTAISLIKVAANHIPFFKNYQDVVPENVWNELTPAGLNQKNHVIPLPVLHRNEQKYDEVVDILDFYEDFLTECYNSAGVDRGTIKTHIGGDPLTRERFSGAKRLRAGGLSAKECFERLSPITFEMFHLLMNYVKLIFKQVYNVNSTGELGTMKCEATRIFRTSVNENVNENYDADKDFIVSYVDAYIVEAVMDYFGMDDPLSSPARHCPLSQTQTKAEKQSWVMMEFCEIVKNYVWAKDEKNLYSKSLELNVMELLLRYN, from the exons ATGACAACATGCAAAAAGACTGCAATTTCATTGATAAAAGTGGCAGCTAATCATATTCCCTTCTTTAAAAACTATCAAGATGTGGTTCCAGAAAATGTTTGGAATGAATTAACGCCTGCTGGGTTAAACCAAAAGAATCATGTAATTCCCTTGCCTGTACTACACAGAAATGAACAGAAATATGATGAAGTTGTAGATATTCTGGACTTTTATGAGGATTTCCTCACAGAATGCTACAATTCAGCTGGTGTGGATAGAGGTACCATAAAAACACATATTGGTGGCGATCCATTGACCAGAGAAAGGTTTTCTGGTGCAAAACGACTACGAGCAGGTGGACTAAGTGCTAAGGAATGTTTTGAGCGCCTGTCTCCAATTACTTTTGAAATGTTTCATCTGCTAATGAACTATGTGAAGTTGATTTTTAAACAAGTCTACAATGTAAATAGTACAGGTGAACTTGGGACAATGAAGTGTGAAGCAACACGAATATTTAGAACCTCAGTAAATGAGAATGTGAATGAAAACTATGATGCAGATAAAGACTTTATAGTTTCATACGTTGATGCCTACATTGTAGAAGCAGTTATGGATTATTTTGGAATGGATGACCCACTAAGCTCACCAGCTAGACATTGCCCTCTCTCTCAGACACAAACCAAAGCTGAAAAACAGTCCTGGGTCATGATGGAATTCTGTGAAATTGTCAAAAATTATGTGTGGGCTAAAGACGAAAAAAATCTCTATTCCAAGAGTCTGGAGTTGAAT GTGATGGAACTGTTGTTGAGGTACAACTAG